Proteins encoded within one genomic window of Nitrospirota bacterium:
- a CDS encoding Ig-like domain-containing protein, producing the protein MKKRSLLSYAQVLIILLFLGTLFGGCGSINGGAQNSTAGASPSDTTPPAVTSTTPANNSTDVGINTIISAVFSEQINPSTLITANFIMTSNGTNIPIIVTYNGTSVTITPTASLLHSNTYTVTITTGIKDISGNNMTNSFSWSFTTDAAPDSTPPSINSTAPERNTTGVASNASLTATFSEPINPSTITTATFTLTKTDGSSVTGEVSYNGNTATFKPLAPLSYLTDYTANITSAVKDSAGNGMTNDYTWTFTTGSALDEDTTPPSVSSTYPENNTTDIPSNISISATFSESINTSTVNTTTFTLAKSGGSDVTGDVSYNGMTATFNPSVSLDDSSPYNATITTGVKDLAGNYMASNKSWSFTTGITPDTTPPAVILDSFAPAGNSTGISADTSVSATFSEAMNPLTITTETFTLKKTDGSTIAGNVTYNNGTATFKPSAPLSYEIQYTATITTGVQDVAGNALVNNYSWTFTTGSTMSNIALDKIKDAISLEKLLKINSLFEITIPSQPELTRTLSGDISFQNIAGDANGSIANVEVERIGAGEAKLGTTTKHINISIKSNIKAHENDDGSWSVSHISPNEIIMTSSGTPDPEFKIKWVKIKNQEGVVFWETGISRELRNIPDGLPILNKNNEVTVEMEIFTPASVPVNAYLFYDDGKSVSKLISNGSTYSKTFNIGNKVSGEIHIGAVEVISNESLTVSPSFQSSAWLLGYKVK; encoded by the coding sequence ATGAAAAAGAGGTCACTTTTATCCTATGCACAGGTTTTAATCATATTATTATTTCTGGGGACTCTGTTCGGAGGCTGTGGTTCTATTAATGGAGGTGCACAAAATTCCACAGCAGGTGCCTCACCTTCTGATACTACTCCACCGGCTGTAACTTCCACAACCCCTGCAAATAATTCAACTGATGTAGGTATTAATACAATTATCTCTGCTGTATTCAGTGAGCAGATTAACCCATCCACATTAATTACAGCAAATTTTATAATGACATCAAATGGTACTAATATACCCATTATAGTTACATATAATGGAACCTCTGTTACCATTACACCAACAGCCTCACTTTTGCACTCCAATACTTACACAGTAACAATTACTACAGGCATAAAAGACATATCAGGCAATAACATGACCAATAGTTTCTCATGGAGCTTTACTACAGATGCGGCGCCTGATTCTACACCTCCTTCTATAAATTCTACAGCTCCTGAAAGAAATACTACAGGTGTTGCTTCCAATGCTTCTTTAACAGCAACATTCTCGGAACCTATCAATCCATCTACAATAACAACAGCAACATTTACTTTAACTAAAACAGACGGCAGCAGTGTTACAGGAGAGGTTTCTTATAATGGAAATACTGCTACTTTTAAACCATTAGCCCCATTAAGTTATTTAACTGACTACACTGCAAATATTACATCCGCAGTAAAAGATTCAGCAGGAAATGGGATGACAAATGATTATACATGGACTTTCACTACCGGTTCTGCTTTAGATGAGGATACTACACCACCTTCTGTAAGCTCTACATATCCTGAGAATAATACAACTGATATTCCTTCTAACATTTCTATATCAGCAACATTCTCCGAATCAATTAATACATCCACTGTAAATACAACAACATTCACTCTGGCTAAATCAGGCGGGAGCGATGTTACAGGAGATGTCTCTTACAATGGAATGACTGCTACTTTTAACCCATCAGTCTCTCTCGATGACTCTTCTCCCTACAATGCAACAATCACAACAGGGGTAAAGGACCTGGCCGGCAATTATATGGCATCCAACAAATCATGGAGCTTTACTACAGGCATAACCCCGGATACCACACCACCGGCAGTAATTCTTGATTCGTTTGCTCCTGCCGGTAATTCTACCGGTATAAGTGCTGATACATCTGTCTCTGCAACCTTCTCTGAAGCTATGAACCCACTTACCATAACAACAGAAACATTTACTTTGAAAAAAACGGATGGCAGCACGATAGCAGGAAATGTTACTTATAATAACGGCACTGCTACATTTAAACCATCAGCCCCGCTTAGCTACGAAATTCAATACACAGCAACCATCACTACAGGGGTTCAAGACGTTGCAGGTAATGCATTGGTAAATAACTATTCATGGACATTTACGACTGGAAGCACAATGTCAAATATAGCCCTTGATAAGATCAAGGATGCAATAAGTTTAGAAAAGCTGTTGAAAATCAACAGCCTTTTTGAAATAACAATACCATCTCAGCCTGAACTGACAAGAACCCTGTCAGGAGACATCTCTTTCCAGAATATAGCCGGTGATGCCAATGGTTCCATAGCAAACGTTGAAGTCGAAAGGATTGGGGCAGGCGAAGCAAAGTTAGGCACAACTACTAAACATATCAACATATCTATTAAATCCAATATTAAGGCCCATGAGAATGATGATGGAAGCTGGAGTGTATCACATATTTCGCCTAATGAAATCATTATGACATCATCAGGAACTCCGGACCCGGAATTCAAAATAAAATGGGTTAAAATCAAAAATCAGGAAGGGGTTGTCTTTTGGGAAACAGGCATCTCCCGAGAACTCCGTAATATACCCGATGGATTACCAATCTTGAATAAAAACAATGAGGTCACAGTTGAGATGGAAATATTTACCCCTGCATCAGTACCTGTTAATGCCTACCTGTTCTATGATGATGGGAAAAGCGTGTCCAAATTAATATCAAATGGTTCAACCTATTCTAAAACATTTAATATCGGGAACAAGGTGTCAGGAGAAATCCACATAGGAGCTGTAGAGGTAATCAGCAATGAAAGCCTTACAGTGTCTCCTTCATTCCAATCAAGTGCATGGCTGCTTGGATATAAAGTCAAATAG
- a CDS encoding CRTAC1 family protein, producing MKNINTLYYLSILLILPILIYGCLNDPKNEDSQTTFSDVTSLTVLGKAKTGLSFINPIWADFNNNNQPDILIHQHWEKLTFYDNKGNDKFKNITKNTGISPVGGKDRHGIAIGDYDNDGNLDMFITNGGCHGNCSGSKTDELWKGDGHGNFTNVTLTAGVENADGRGRSAFWVDYDNDGFLDLFVLNYASTSVLYKNNGNGTFTDVTKETGLDNIDGQTCSWADYNNDGTMDLIVVGINNDRLFKNNPSSHTFTETTSESGFLKKIGNGVSWGDYDNDGYMDLYIARGVHTNYHNLVSKPSEIHFKDEIELLAGEIKFETQSSNVTFDLLIKNTHQPNKIFLGGGKTTPSTVPFTLTRDDERLTGVPTILPVSEIGFYIWKDESDVWHVYYSSNGNLNIFYGKITGDNSLTNIKTNFKPVDTGFIDTLYKNNKDGTFSDVTTISGMDKIGSHSTALWGDYDNDGLMDLYVVDGGDISGGAPNILFKNNGDGTFTDVAGNTGTDDNKASYRHFGAAWGDYNNDGFLDLILKNGVGELYPLAYGPVILYKNNRNKINHYLKVQLAGKKSNRLGIGAKLTLTINGKNQFREVNGGGGGELRSQGSGPVHFGTGTASSIDTLTIQWPSGIVQKLTNIKADQFMTINEEE from the coding sequence ATGAAGAATATTAATACATTGTATTATCTTTCTATTCTGCTCATACTTCCAATTTTAATCTACGGGTGTTTAAATGATCCAAAAAATGAGGATTCGCAAACAACCTTTTCAGATGTCACATCATTAACAGTGCTGGGTAAGGCAAAGACCGGCCTAAGTTTTATTAACCCAATCTGGGCAGACTTCAATAATAATAATCAACCGGACATACTTATACATCAACATTGGGAAAAGCTAACCTTTTATGATAATAAGGGGAATGATAAATTTAAAAATATTACAAAAAATACAGGCATTAGTCCTGTGGGAGGCAAGGACCGTCACGGCATAGCCATTGGTGACTACGATAACGATGGGAATTTAGACATGTTCATAACAAACGGCGGGTGTCACGGTAATTGCTCCGGCAGCAAAACTGATGAACTCTGGAAAGGCGATGGACATGGAAATTTTACAAATGTAACTTTGACTGCCGGAGTTGAAAATGCCGATGGACGCGGCAGGAGTGCATTCTGGGTTGACTATGACAACGACGGATTTCTTGACCTGTTTGTTTTAAACTATGCATCTACCAGCGTATTATATAAAAATAATGGAAATGGAACATTTACAGATGTAACAAAAGAAACCGGGTTAGACAATATTGATGGCCAGACTTGTTCGTGGGCGGATTATAATAATGATGGCACAATGGATCTGATTGTTGTAGGTATCAACAATGACCGGTTATTTAAAAATAATCCGTCTTCACATACATTTACTGAAACAACATCAGAATCCGGTTTTTTGAAGAAAATAGGGAATGGTGTTTCCTGGGGTGATTACGATAATGACGGCTATATGGACTTATACATTGCACGGGGTGTTCACACTAATTACCACAATTTAGTTTCAAAACCATCAGAAATACATTTTAAAGATGAGATAGAATTATTAGCAGGAGAAATTAAATTTGAGACTCAAAGCAGTAATGTTACTTTTGATCTATTAATTAAAAATACACATCAACCCAACAAAATATTTTTAGGGGGCGGGAAAACAACCCCTTCTACAGTGCCTTTTACTTTAACAAGAGATGATGAACGGCTTACAGGTGTTCCCACTATCCTGCCGGTATCAGAAATAGGTTTTTATATTTGGAAAGATGAGTCTGATGTCTGGCATGTATATTACAGCAGTAACGGTAACCTGAATATATTCTACGGTAAAATAACAGGTGACAACAGCTTAACTAATATCAAAACAAATTTTAAACCCGTTGATACCGGTTTCATAGATACGCTATATAAAAATAATAAAGATGGGACTTTCAGTGATGTAACAACTATATCCGGTATGGATAAAATTGGATCACATTCAACAGCCTTATGGGGTGATTACGATAATGACGGCCTCATGGATTTATACGTTGTAGATGGAGGAGATATTTCCGGGGGTGCCCCTAATATATTATTTAAAAATAATGGTGATGGGACATTTACAGATGTTGCAGGCAATACAGGAACTGATGATAATAAAGCCTCATACCGGCACTTCGGGGCTGCATGGGGGGACTATAACAACGACGGTTTCCTTGACCTTATCCTGAAGAACGGCGTTGGTGAGCTATACCCATTAGCTTATGGACCTGTGATTCTTTATAAGAATAACAGGAATAAAATTAATCACTATCTAAAGGTTCAATTGGCAGGGAAGAAAAGTAACCGTCTTGGAATTGGAGCGAAACTTACCTTGACAATTAACGGGAAAAATCAATTCAGGGAAGTAAACGGAGGCGGAGGAGGGGAACTTCGTTCTCAGGGAAGCGGCCCGGTGCATTTCGGAACCGGAACCGCCTCATCAATTGATACTCTTACAATACAATGGCCTTCTG
- a CDS encoding CRTAC1 family protein, with the protein MKKQLCRFIICSITFVISVLINYGFEVTNASATFTNVTASAGLGKVGASYDNPMWGDFNNDDNPDILIQHHVGPLSLYLNNGSGKFINIIGTSGITPVTGVDRHGMAWGDYDNDGNLDIYITDGACMGNCIGGKSDELWKGNGQGKFINVTTAAGVANSSGRGRSAYWVDYNNDGLLDLFVLNYNTNSVMYRNNGNGTFTNVASATGLMKITGKVCSWADYNNDGAMDILVTGVVKDRLFRNDPISHIFTDITTQAGLLPRIGMGTAWGDYNNDGLPDLHVSRGIEKMRDVLIWNASKITFLDEENLEDGVDFTTNSGSVTFDLYISNLAQKGMIFIGGNKTNPASLPFTISASDPLLDGMPAYTRGVDTGYYIWKDNTGTWHLRYSGYNKWPVYYGVITGNGSFTSVVPTFTPARLQFKDTLYKNNGNGTFTDVTDSAGVGKFGNHQTSAFGDFNNDGFIDLYTVEAGDISGSKPNLLYKNNGNGTFTNVAVYNGIDAGNIQSRHFGAAWGDYNNDGFLDLFMKNGVGMSYPLATGSDVLYRNNGNNSHWLKVKLTGTQSNRSAIGAKLILNINGQIQYREVNSGGELHSQGNVPVHFGTGAATAVNSLIIKWPSGLTQILTNIPANQTLRVVE; encoded by the coding sequence TTGAAGAAACAACTGTGTCGTTTTATTATTTGCTCGATTACTTTCGTCATATCTGTCTTGATCAATTATGGATTTGAGGTAACTAATGCATCAGCAACTTTTACAAATGTTACTGCTTCAGCAGGACTCGGGAAGGTTGGGGCGAGTTACGATAACCCGATGTGGGGTGATTTTAATAATGATGATAATCCTGATATTCTTATTCAACACCACGTAGGGCCTCTATCTCTTTATCTGAATAATGGTTCCGGTAAGTTTATTAACATAATTGGAACTTCAGGCATTACTCCTGTGACAGGCGTAGACAGGCATGGTATGGCATGGGGAGATTATGATAATGACGGGAACTTGGATATATACATTACAGATGGAGCCTGCATGGGTAACTGCATAGGCGGTAAGAGCGATGAACTATGGAAAGGAAACGGGCAGGGGAAGTTTATAAACGTTACAACCGCCGCCGGTGTTGCAAACTCCTCCGGTCGAGGAAGGAGTGCCTACTGGGTTGACTATAATAATGACGGACTCTTAGACCTGTTTGTCTTGAATTATAATACTAACAGTGTAATGTACAGGAATAACGGCAATGGGACATTTACAAACGTTGCATCAGCAACCGGCCTAATGAAAATAACAGGTAAGGTCTGTTCATGGGCAGATTATAATAATGACGGTGCGATGGACATTCTTGTAACCGGGGTTGTAAAGGACAGGTTATTCAGAAATGACCCCATTTCCCATATCTTCACTGATATAACAACGCAAGCAGGTCTTCTCCCGAGGATAGGAATGGGAACAGCTTGGGGAGATTATAATAATGACGGCCTGCCTGACCTTCATGTCTCACGGGGGATAGAAAAGATGAGGGATGTCTTAATCTGGAATGCATCTAAAATTACATTCTTAGATGAGGAAAACTTGGAAGACGGCGTTGATTTTACTACCAATAGTGGAAGTGTAACCTTTGACCTTTATATTAGTAACCTCGCGCAAAAAGGCATGATTTTTATCGGAGGGAATAAAACCAATCCTGCATCTCTGCCATTTACAATATCTGCATCAGACCCCTTGCTTGATGGAATGCCTGCTTACACCCGTGGAGTAGACACAGGTTATTATATCTGGAAAGATAATACAGGCACATGGCATCTGAGGTACAGCGGATATAACAAGTGGCCTGTATATTATGGCGTCATAACAGGTAATGGTAGTTTTACCTCAGTTGTCCCGACATTTACCCCTGCAAGACTTCAATTTAAAGATACACTTTACAAAAATAACGGTAACGGCACTTTTACTGATGTTACTGATTCAGCAGGTGTTGGGAAGTTTGGTAATCATCAAACATCTGCCTTTGGAGATTTTAATAATGACGGTTTCATAGATCTATATACTGTAGAGGCTGGAGACATTTCAGGAAGTAAACCTAATCTCCTGTATAAAAATAATGGTAATGGTACATTTACGAATGTCGCTGTTTATAATGGTATTGATGCGGGCAATATTCAGAGCCGCCATTTCGGTGCTGCATGGGGTGATTATAATAATGATGGTTTTTTAGACCTGTTCATGAAAAATGGTGTGGGAATGTCATATCCCCTCGCAACAGGCAGTGATGTCCTTTACAGGAATAATGGAAATAATAGCCACTGGCTAAAGGTTAAGTTAACCGGGACTCAAAGTAACCGGTCTGCCATTGGTGCAAAGTTGATATTAAATATTAACGGTCAAATCCAGTACAGGGAAGTTAACAGCGGCGGTGAATTACATTCTCAAGGCAACGTACCGGTGCATTTCGGAACAGGTGCTGCAACGGCCGTAAATTCTCTTATAATTAAGTGGCCATCCGGATTAACTCAAATTTTAACAAACATACCGGCGAACCAAACTTTAAGAGTTGTTGAGTAA
- a CDS encoding PEP-CTERM sorting domain-containing protein, which yields MRGIWKKTIVIAGVIFGLSSGISYAVPTVPHELLTNGDFASGALSPWTKASVAVGTTDPNVKTLLDSEITLMDSVDNAPNSIVDAGGHHVHGPVYVRSGSSDNYFVRGGIPSNETGTPQLTGYRVIQSNDFTIPTHTINTDVSFYWRLMTWDSSANDTTWAVIRKSDDSYVAQPCGQKGGLDRGGLQDTGWKNCSKTYDTTILTPGETYFLRMTLFTNNDTSYPSWGYADSVSVKANVVPEPATILLLGGALVGMGLLKGRRKNS from the coding sequence ATGCGAGGTATTTGGAAAAAGACTATAGTTATTGCGGGGGTTATATTTGGACTTTCATCGGGAATATCGTATGCTGTTCCAACTGTCCCTCATGAGTTGCTCACAAACGGTGATTTTGCCAGCGGGGCTTTAAGTCCTTGGACTAAAGCATCTGTGGCAGTTGGTACAACTGATCCGAATGTAAAAACATTATTAGATAGTGAAATCACATTGATGGATAGTGTTGATAATGCCCCTAATTCTATTGTTGATGCAGGGGGGCATCATGTCCATGGTCCGGTTTATGTAAGAAGCGGGAGTAGTGATAATTATTTTGTAAGAGGCGGGATACCCAGTAATGAAACCGGTACTCCTCAATTGACAGGCTATAGAGTTATTCAATCAAATGACTTCACTATCCCTACCCACACAATAAATACAGATGTATCTTTCTATTGGCGGCTTATGACATGGGATTCAAGTGCTAATGATACTACTTGGGCAGTTATAAGAAAATCAGATGATAGTTACGTTGCCCAACCTTGTGGTCAAAAAGGGGGGCTTGATAGAGGAGGACTCCAGGACACTGGATGGAAGAATTGTAGTAAGACGTATGATACTACAATATTGACCCCAGGTGAAACATATTTCCTTAGGATGACGCTTTTTACCAACAATGATACTTCTTATCCTTCATGGGGTTATGCTGATAGTGTGTCAGTAAAAGCTAATGTTGTACCGGAACCTGCAACGATATTATTACTTGGCGGGGCGTTAGTTGGAATGGGATTACTTAAAGGAAGAAGGAAGAATAGTTAG
- a CDS encoding glycosyltransferase family 2 protein: MPSISLVFPAYNEEENIVQAVKQAQKVLSRIASPWEVIVVNDGSKDKTGEIINKLSKNDSHVKPIHHPTNFGYGAALKSGITAARYDYVFFCDSDLQFDLKELPTFLKLISDCDIVIGYRAKRQDPFHRKFNAWGWKMLIRLVLGLKVKDLDCAFKLFRREVFDTIKIDAVGAMVNTDILVQSQRYGFEMKQHPVTHYPRLNGKQTGANIKVVMKAFRELCSLYKKLKDIKPVEVLEYKLTRMEGARFSSANRRKIDRKVAG; encoded by the coding sequence ATGCCGAGCATTAGTCTTGTATTTCCAGCTTATAATGAAGAAGAGAATATAGTTCAGGCAGTGAAGCAGGCACAGAAGGTTCTCAGCAGGATTGCATCGCCTTGGGAAGTTATAGTTGTTAATGATGGTAGTAAGGACAAAACAGGAGAGATTATTAATAAACTCTCTAAAAACGACAGCCATGTAAAACCGATTCATCATCCGACTAATTTCGGTTATGGGGCAGCGTTAAAGTCTGGAATCACTGCGGCCAGATATGATTATGTATTTTTTTGTGATTCTGACCTGCAGTTTGATCTGAAGGAGCTGCCTACTTTTTTAAAACTTATCAGTGATTGCGACATTGTTATAGGCTACCGTGCAAAACGTCAGGACCCATTTCATAGAAAATTTAATGCATGGGGCTGGAAGATGTTAATCAGGCTTGTGCTTGGGTTGAAGGTTAAAGATCTTGACTGTGCCTTCAAGCTATTCAGGAGAGAAGTTTTTGACACGATCAAGATTGATGCGGTAGGTGCTATGGTAAATACAGATATACTTGTACAGTCTCAGAGGTATGGGTTTGAAATGAAACAACATCCTGTGACACATTATCCCCGTTTAAATGGAAAACAGACAGGTGCCAATATCAAGGTGGTAATGAAGGCATTCCGTGAATTATGTTCTTTGTATAAAAAATTAAAAGATATCAAACCTGTTGAAGTGCTTGAGTATAAGTTAACAAGAATGGAGGGTGCAAGATTTAGCAGCGCAAATAGAAGAAAAATCGACAGGAAAGTTGCTGGTTAG
- a CDS encoding HEAT repeat domain-containing protein, which translates to MLRFYILIIVAGISFAHSAEGATSNSNVFLKTNNNLYTVKATDVSLLKLLQEITTQTGIKVYGDTSLSSEIITVDISDAAIDDLLKKILDKYNFAFVFSSKDIVNGNSNPVRLKEAWIFSNDKKGGGGAPFREIASRQETYTYQPPKEVSDRPNDTVFNQNLKLREIQNVNNQDPASIPALLNLLKDPNQSVRLAAMDTLSNFGPLIPVDQLVNIAFNHEDPQMRIAVLGMGIDIPNEAIVEHVLHDPSPQVRLEALQILGGSENIEEVARHALNDPDPSVQDAAREILRGISEENSAPPQEEEDLNITDGMDEEH; encoded by the coding sequence TTGCTAAGGTTTTACATATTAATTATTGTTGCAGGTATATCTTTTGCTCATTCGGCAGAAGGGGCAACAAGCAATAGTAATGTTTTTCTAAAAACTAACAATAACTTATACACTGTTAAGGCAACAGATGTATCACTTTTAAAACTCCTCCAGGAAATTACAACACAAACCGGGATAAAGGTATATGGGGATACAAGCCTTTCATCTGAAATTATTACAGTAGATATTAGTGATGCTGCAATTGATGACCTTTTAAAGAAGATATTAGATAAATACAATTTTGCCTTTGTATTCTCATCAAAAGACATAGTTAATGGCAATTCAAACCCAGTCAGACTAAAAGAGGCATGGATATTCTCAAATGATAAAAAAGGGGGTGGAGGCGCCCCTTTCAGAGAGATTGCTTCCAGACAAGAGACATATACTTACCAGCCTCCAAAAGAAGTTTCAGATAGACCTAATGACACGGTTTTTAACCAGAATCTAAAGTTAAGAGAAATTCAGAATGTTAATAATCAGGACCCTGCGAGTATTCCGGCTCTATTAAATTTACTTAAAGATCCCAATCAGTCTGTCCGGCTTGCAGCTATGGACACACTCAGCAATTTTGGGCCTCTGATCCCGGTGGATCAATTGGTAAATATAGCATTTAATCATGAAGACCCTCAGATGAGGATTGCAGTATTGGGAATGGGTATAGACATACCGAATGAGGCTATTGTAGAACATGTTCTTCATGACCCATCTCCGCAGGTAAGGCTTGAGGCCCTTCAGATACTTGGCGGTAGTGAGAACATTGAAGAGGTGGCAAGGCATGCACTGAATGACCCTGACCCGTCTGTCCAGGATGCAGCAAGAGAGATATTAAGAGGTATTTCCGAAGAAAATTCCGCACCTCCCCAAGAGGAAGAGGATTTGAATATCACAGATGGTATGGATGAAGAGCATTAA